TCACCAATAACAGTAATATCTTCTGGATTGTCTTTCATATCTTCAAACAAATCATTTAAATCCTCCCATGGAGCATCCTCACGAACAGCAAAAGCACCGTAATCAGAAATCATGTTTGCAATTGGTGTAAAATCTTCATGTCCGTATTCTGATTGACCATTTAAAGGAATTAATAGCAAAGGTGGTGATGCTACAAACAGGTGATGAGGGTTTTCAGCTTTGCCGGCAATGTAAGACCAGCCGACAGCCCCGCCGCCGCCTTCTTTATTAACAACACCGACTCCTTGATCCATAATCTCTTGTTCTTCAAAACCTTCTGCGGCCATTCGTGCTGTTGTATCCCAGCCGCCGCCTGCACCAGAAGGGGCAACGAATTCAAGCGATTGTTCTGGCTCCCAGCTTCCGTCTCCAGAGCTGCCCTCCGCATTTTCAGAATCTTCTCCGCCGCCGCAAGCGGCCAATGTGATACTAGTGAAAAGTGCCAGTGTTGGCAACCAAATATTTTTCATGTTGAGATCCCCCTTTTTTTGATTATTTTAAGTTTAAAAAAAATAATTAAATCTGTAACCGTTTTCAAAATAACCCGTATAAAAAAAATAAATATCTATTTTGTTCATTTTGTTCATCTATGGTAATAAATGTATATTTAAGAAATAAAAAATACCGTCCCATGATCAGGACGGATATATAATTAGGATTGTGTTTTCGTACAAAAACTCTAAGGCTTCATTAGGACTTGGCTGCAAACTAAGATTTTCTAATAAAATATCTTCTTTCTGGTCTGCCCACTATCCCATAAATTGGTTTAGCGTCTGCTTTGTTGGACGAAATCATATACTCAAGGTAGCGCCGTGCAGTCGTTCTAGATGCTCCAAGGTAATGCCCCATTTCTTCAGCTGTCATTCCTGCTGTTGCTTTTTCAAGTTCATTTGTTACCGTTTGCAATGTGAACGGATCTATTCCTTTAGGAAGGTCTTCTACTTTTTCTAATTCACTGCCAGCAGAAGGCTCTGGCTGGTGTCTGCGAATGGAGGTGAGCTGGTCGATATTTTCCTGAGTAACTTGTGTCGTTTCGTGTAACTGCTGATGAAATAATAAATAATCATGTAAGGTCTTTTCCAATCGTTCAAGAGAAACAGGCTTTATAATATAATCAAAAACACCGTATCGTAAGGAATGCTGCACGTGTTCTGTTTCTGTAGACGCAGAAATAATCAATACATCGACCTGGGGATGTTTTTCACGAATCGTTTTAAGTAATTGTGTCCCAAGTTCATCCGGCATATAAATATCAAGTAATAAAAGGTCGATAGAATGCTGTTCAAGCATGAGTAATGTATCTTTGGCATTTAATGCTTGATGGCTGCATTGAAAACCGTTTACGCGGTTAACGAGTTCTTGATGAATAGAAGCAATTCTAAAGTCATCTTCTGCTATAGCTGTTTGTATCAAAGAATCTCTCCTCCTTTTTATGAAGATGGCGTTTTAGGCAAGTATATAGAGAATATAGCACCACCTTCAGGCTGATTATCAAATTCAAGCATTCCCTCAAGGTCAGAAACAGTATCTCGAATAATTGCCAGTCCGTAGCCTCGTTTTATATTGCCTGGTTTGGTAGAATATCCCTTCTCCATTAAAGTTTCTACATCTGCAGACAGTCCTGGGCCATTATCGATGACCTCAAAAATAACATCATTTCCTATATCTGTGACGAAAAAGCTCACTTCAGGTTTTGGGCTATTCTTAGCTGCATCCAAAGCATTATCAATAACATTTCCTAATATAGAAATTATTTTCGTTTGTGATATATGTTCTGGTAATGGCTCCAATTGACTGTTGCTATCTACTTCAAACTTTATTTTCATCTCTGAAGCACGACCTGATTTGCCAGCAAGTACCGCTTGTACGGTAGTATCTTTAATTTGACTGAATAACACTGCTGTTTGTTTATCTTGATTCATCGTTTCTTCTTCTATTAATTGAATAGCTTCTTTTGTCTGTCCTAGATGAAGATATCCTGAAAGAGCATATAGTTTATTCGTATATTCGTGATTTTGAGAACGCAGGTCGTCTGAATATCTTTTAATATCAGAAAGTGTATTAGCCATTTCCATCATTTCTGTTTTATCCCGAAAAGTAGAAACAACGCCTGCTATTTCATTGTTATCATAAATGGGCTGTCGGTTAATAATAAATACTCTGCCCTTTAGTGACAGCTCTTGGTTGTATTCCGGCCGTCCGTGTTCTAATACCCGCTCCATAACAGAAGTAGGCAAGATTTCTTTTATAGCTCTGCCTTCAACTGGGTCGTGAAAATCAAGCATTTCTCTTGCGGAATGATTAATCATTGTTATATATCCGTCTTTATTAATGGCAATAATTCCTTCACGAATAGCAGAAAGAATTGCCTGGCGTTCTCGAAATAGACTAGCTATCTGATATGGTTCTAACCCGTACATATCTTTACGAATACTTTTTGAGAGCAATACAGCACCTAACGTACCTATTACAATGGCTGTTAAAGCTAAAAGTCCGAGTTTGAATAGACGCTCGAGGATGGTTGCTCGTAAATCTTCAATCAAAAAACCAACAGATACAACTCCTATGATGCTGCCATTTTCGTCTCGTATAGGAGTTTTTCCTCTTAGAGACGGGCCAAGTGTACCTTCTGCCCGTGAAACATAGGATTCTCCATTTAATAATGCGCGGTTATTATCCCCGCCGACCATTTCTTTCCCTATTTTCCAGTCATCAGGGTGAGCATAGCGGATACCGTTTTCATTTCCAATAACAACAAATTCGGCCCCGGATTGTTCTCGAATTCTTTCTGCATAAGGCTGTAAAATAGAAGGAGGGTTATCCGTTTGAAAAGCATCTCGAACAGTAGGTGCTCCTGCAACATAGGTAGCAGTGCTCAACGCTTTATCTCCTAAGGAGTCTTCTATATCCGTTGATTCCAAGTAGGCAAAGAAACCAGATAAAGTGATAGTAACAAAGATAATTAAGGCAAGAATGAGAAGAATAATCTTTGTCTGAATTGTAACATGCATTGCTTTGCTCCCCCTTTTTTCTAAGGTGTGAGAAATCGTCGGTTGATGAGACCTACGATAATGTTCTTTTCATAAATCGTCAAGTAGTGAAACCAGTGAAATAAAGGACAATAAAGATATGCTAAGATGTGAGAAGAGGAGAAATTAAATCATGCAAATCAACCTGTGATAACTAACAGAGAAAGGGTTTTTACATATGAGTAAATCAGTCATTCTTGCAGAAAAGCCTTCGGTTGGAAAAGATATAGCTAATGTACTGGGCTGCAGTAAACAGGGGAACGGATACATGGAAGGAAGCTCTTATATCGTCACATGGGCGTTTGGGCATCTTGTCACACTTGCTGAACCAGAAGCATATGACCAGCAGTACAAAACGTGGAAGTTAGACGATCTTCCGATGCTGCCTTCTAAGTTAAAACTTTCCGTTATTAAAAAATCAGGCAAGCAGTTTAACACTGTTAAATCCCAGCTTCATCGTAAAGATGTAAAAGATGTAATTATTGCAACTGATGCCGGCAGAGAAGGAGAGCTTGTGGCTCGGTGGATTATTGATAAAGCATCAGTTAAAAAGCCGATAAAACGTTTATGGATTTCATCTGTTACGGATCAGGCTATAAAAAAAGGTTTTAAGGAATTGAAGGATGGAAGAATGTTTAATAATTTATATCAAGCGGCTCAAGCTAGATCAGAAGCAGACTGGTATGTCGGCATGAATGCCACCAGGGCACTGACGACAAAGTTTAATGCATCCTTATCGTGCGGACGTGTGCAAACACCAACCTTGGCAATGGTACAGCAAAGAGAAAATGAAATAGCTCAGTTTAAGCCGATTTCGTTTCAACGGATATATGCTGTAACGGAAAATGGGGTAACATTTTGGTGGAAAAATCAAAAAAGTGAGGACACAAGAATTTTTTCTAATAAAAAAGCAGATAAGGTATTAAGAAATATTAAGAATGCTCCAATAACAATAAAATCAGTCCAGAAGAAGAAAAAAACGGATGCTCCTCTGCAGTTGTTTGATTTAACCGAACTGCAAAGAGAAGCGAATGGACGTTACGGTTTTTCAGCTAAAGAAACGCTTAATACGCTGCAGCGATTATATGAAACCCATAAAGTACTCACATATCCGCGGACAGACTCGCGTTATCTTTCTTCTGATATTAAGAGTACACTGGTGGAACGTTTAAAAGCTTGTGATGTGCAAGGGTATGCCAAACAGATTTTAAAAATTAAAAAACACGGCTGGTCGCTAAATAAATTAATGATCAATGATAAAAAAGTAACTGATCATCATGCGATTATTCCTACAGAAGACCCCCCTCGTTTTTCTAATATGTCTGATAAAGAAAAGAAGATTTATGATCTAGTTATTAAAAGGTTTTTGGCAGCTTTTTATCCACCTGCCCAATATGAACAAACCGAAATCGAAGGAGTCATAAACGAAGAAATTTTTATTACTAAGGGTAAAAGAGTGCTAAACGAAGGTTGGAAAGAAATTTACAAATCAGATGGAGCGGAAAAAGAAGAAAAACTGCCTCTTTTTAACGAAAAAGAAAAATATAAGCTTATAAAAACAGCTAGAGAGACAGGAGAAACGAAACCGCCTTCGCTTTTTAATGAAGCTTCCCTATTATCGGCAATGGAAAATCCATCTCGGTTCATGGCTAAAGAAGATAAAAAGCTGCTAAATACGATTAAAATGAAGGGCGGTATTGGAACGGTTGCGACAAGAGCGGATATCATTGAAAAATTGTTGAGCAGCTATTTGATTGAAAAAAGCGGAAAAAACCTTAAAATTACTTCTAAGGGGAGACAATTATTAGAGCTTGTCCCAGAGGAATTAAAATCTCCAACATTAACAGCGGAATGGGAGCAGCGTTTAGAAAACATAGAGAAGGGAAAGCTCACTAAACAATCGTTTATAGAAGAGATG
This DNA window, taken from Alteribacillus bidgolensis, encodes the following:
- a CDS encoding response regulator, yielding MIQTAIAEDDFRIASIHQELVNRVNGFQCSHQALNAKDTLLMLEQHSIDLLLLDIYMPDELGTQLLKTIREKHPQVDVLIISASTETEHVQHSLRYGVFDYIIKPVSLERLEKTLHDYLLFHQQLHETTQVTQENIDQLTSIRRHQPEPSAGSELEKVEDLPKGIDPFTLQTVTNELEKATAGMTAEEMGHYLGASRTTARRYLEYMISSNKADAKPIYGIVGRPERRYFIRKS
- a CDS encoding ATP-binding protein, with the translated sequence MHVTIQTKIILLILALIIFVTITLSGFFAYLESTDIEDSLGDKALSTATYVAGAPTVRDAFQTDNPPSILQPYAERIREQSGAEFVVIGNENGIRYAHPDDWKIGKEMVGGDNNRALLNGESYVSRAEGTLGPSLRGKTPIRDENGSIIGVVSVGFLIEDLRATILERLFKLGLLALTAIVIGTLGAVLLSKSIRKDMYGLEPYQIASLFRERQAILSAIREGIIAINKDGYITMINHSAREMLDFHDPVEGRAIKEILPTSVMERVLEHGRPEYNQELSLKGRVFIINRQPIYDNNEIAGVVSTFRDKTEMMEMANTLSDIKRYSDDLRSQNHEYTNKLYALSGYLHLGQTKEAIQLIEEETMNQDKQTAVLFSQIKDTTVQAVLAGKSGRASEMKIKFEVDSNSQLEPLPEHISQTKIISILGNVIDNALDAAKNSPKPEVSFFVTDIGNDVIFEVIDNGPGLSADVETLMEKGYSTKPGNIKRGYGLAIIRDTVSDLEGMLEFDNQPEGGAIFSIYLPKTPSS
- a CDS encoding DNA topoisomerase III; amino-acid sequence: MSKSVILAEKPSVGKDIANVLGCSKQGNGYMEGSSYIVTWAFGHLVTLAEPEAYDQQYKTWKLDDLPMLPSKLKLSVIKKSGKQFNTVKSQLHRKDVKDVIIATDAGREGELVARWIIDKASVKKPIKRLWISSVTDQAIKKGFKELKDGRMFNNLYQAAQARSEADWYVGMNATRALTTKFNASLSCGRVQTPTLAMVQQRENEIAQFKPISFQRIYAVTENGVTFWWKNQKSEDTRIFSNKKADKVLRNIKNAPITIKSVQKKKKTDAPLQLFDLTELQREANGRYGFSAKETLNTLQRLYETHKVLTYPRTDSRYLSSDIKSTLVERLKACDVQGYAKQILKIKKHGWSLNKLMINDKKVTDHHAIIPTEDPPRFSNMSDKEKKIYDLVIKRFLAAFYPPAQYEQTEIEGVINEEIFITKGKRVLNEGWKEIYKSDGAEKEEKLPLFNEKEKYKLIKTARETGETKPPSLFNEASLLSAMENPSRFMAKEDKKLLNTIKMKGGIGTVATRADIIEKLLSSYLIEKSGKNLKITSKGRQLLELVPEELKSPTLTAEWEQRLENIEKGKLTKQSFIEEMKTYANEVVQSIKQSSKSFKHDNMTGTPCPQCGKLLLEINGKRGKMKVCKDRACGYKKNISKITNARCPQCKKKMELRGEGEGQIFVCRCNYKEKVSSFNKRRKQEKNSKATKQDVKKYLKQQNDEDLKNPALAEALKKLQKKK
- a CDS encoding tripartite tricarboxylate transporter substrate binding protein — its product is MKNIWLPTLALFTSITLAACGGGEDSENAEGSSGDGSWEPEQSLEFVAPSGAGGGWDTTARMAAEGFEEQEIMDQGVGVVNKEGGGGAVGWSYIAGKAENPHHLFVASPPLLLIPLNGQSEYGHEDFTPIANMISDYGAFAVREDAPWEDLNDLFEDMKDNPEDITVIGESSPGSMDHIQFVKIAKEAGVDPQSIKYVSAQDGSTMTNLLNGNADVYSTGVTETVEQVRAGEIKVLGITAEERLEGDVVEDFPTAKEQGIDETFVNWRGFFGPPGMTDEQITYYEEKFKELNDSELWDETRDKYAWNELYMDSEEYAEFLEEEKESMQELLNEVNMEEE